The Raphanus sativus cultivar WK10039 chromosome 6, ASM80110v3, whole genome shotgun sequence sequence attttatctccAATAGTCTCAGACCACTAATTCATCATTAATAGAAGATAATTTCTAATAAGAGTATGCAATACAATgatcataaacaaaagaaacataaaaaatgtaaaaaaataccATTATTCAATCCTACAGTTATAGCGTTTGCAAGTACGACGGAAATATAGAACAAAAACTgcattttagataaaaatatatgtttttcaaactAGTAAGATGAAGAAATTGACtacaaaaaagtatattaacATGCACATGATTATTTTTAGTCCTTTCAGCTTATCACAAAAATGAGTAAGAATCATTCTTCTCTAAGAAcaaaaagcaaagaaaacaTATCGAGTTACAAATTTTTGGAATAATGGCAAGGAGTAATGAACAATAACTAAGAAATCTAAGTCAAGTCCTAAAATCGCTACTCCAACGTAAGTAACGGTAAGACACGACtaaatatatcataaacaaCTGCAACACAAGGAGCCAGTGACACAATCAAGTCTATCATAAACAAACATATCCGGTATAAACACACCATGATTATTAGTTAGATGTATCTTATTTGTCAAAAATAGTCGATATGACATATCGTTAACAGTTAAATcagaataaactttaaaattttatattttataatttgtaatttgatatataaaatgattagattctgtttatataattttataatttgtaaaataaatagttaaatttggcttgataaaaattaatttattttttagataaaaatgaaaatattttaaatatatttaaattatttgtatattattgTTCCGCTCGTAGTGCGGATTTAGTCCTAGTACAATAAGATAAAAATGTCTCACTACTCGTTCGATCTTCTTAGTCGTAAGTGAAAAGCCGAAGAAAGAGTGAAGACCCCCAAATCGCGTCCCGAAAATCTACAATCCCCCGGCCAATAAAAATGCGGTCGTTAGAAGAGCTATCTCCGTTAGAATCCCTAGAAATCGAGAACGGCCTCTCTCTCGTCTCGCGCGTCAAGCTCTCTCTCACAATCCACCCTCTCGTCCCCTCCGTCTCAAAGCCCATCGACGAATGGCAACTCAAGCGATCCCTGATCGATTTCCTCAAGAACTCGACTCTCCCCTCCGTGGCGATCTCGGAAGAAGACATCGTGGTTCGCCGTCACAGGGACTTGAAGAAGCGGAAGCGCGAGGAGGCGGTGGCGCACGGGGCGTTGTTTATCCGAGATTTAGGGTTTCTCCaaggcaagaagaagaaggaggaggaggagggtttGGAGAAGAAGTTTATAGAGTGGAGGAAGGTTTTGGTGGAGAAGATGAATGGTATTGAGGTGAATTTGGAAGGAGTGAAGTATAATCTGAGTGTGGTGCTTCCTGTTTCGGATGATTTC is a genomic window containing:
- the LOC108805641 gene encoding uncharacterized protein LOC108805641 isoform X2 — its product is MRSLEELSPLESLEIENGLSLVSRVKLSLTIHPLVPSVSKPIDEWQLKRSLIDFLKNSTLPSVAISEEDIVVRRHRDLKKRKREEAVAHGALFIRDLGFLQGKKKKEEEEGLEKKFIEWRKVLVEKMNGIEVNLEGVKYNLSVVLPVSDDFERLKKDWEEFYAFGHPREGRREADTMILRGVPSRWFAETRVSSKPSMLVAHTIFSTFGKIRNFNVAEDDNLGKDVDEYSGDLVSGLYCKIVVQFEKYNDFVNAMKAFCGRSMQKEKN